In a single window of the Luteibacter rhizovicinus DSM 16549 genome:
- a CDS encoding D-alanyl-D-alanine carboxypeptidase family protein, with translation MKLFPRSLFAFAAAALVAGVTVAQQTPPHPAPVPRPVVPEAPVPPPPDVEGKSWVLMDYNTGQIIASKDPDVQLEPASITKIMTDYVVSAELGNGKIHNSDPVTISENAWRGGGASTDGSTSFLKLNSQVPLKDLLYGMIIQSGNDAAIALAEHTAGSEPAFANLMNAYAKQIGMTHSQFQNASGYPVANHYTTARDIAILSRALIHDFPEDYAISAVKEFEWNGIKQHNRNLLLWRDNTVDGIKTGHTAAAGYCLAASAKQGDARMIAIIMGANSEKGRADAALALLNYGFRFYESHKLYEANKPLATPKLWKGAENTIPLGVAEDALVSVKRGDYDKLKANLDIPATLIAPFKKGQQVGTLRVTLDGQPVLTTPLVALNDAPEGGFFSRLWDTIMLWFHSDSDKK, from the coding sequence ATGAAGCTCTTCCCTCGCTCCCTGTTCGCTTTCGCCGCCGCTGCGCTCGTCGCCGGCGTCACCGTGGCGCAGCAGACTCCGCCGCATCCCGCACCCGTTCCGCGCCCGGTCGTTCCCGAAGCGCCGGTGCCGCCGCCGCCGGACGTGGAAGGCAAGAGCTGGGTGCTGATGGATTACAACACCGGGCAGATCATCGCCTCGAAGGATCCGGACGTGCAGCTGGAGCCGGCCTCGATCACCAAGATCATGACCGACTACGTCGTCTCGGCCGAGCTGGGCAACGGCAAGATCCACAATTCCGACCCGGTCACGATCAGCGAGAACGCGTGGCGCGGCGGCGGTGCGAGCACCGACGGCTCGACCAGCTTCCTCAAGCTCAACAGCCAGGTGCCGCTGAAAGACCTGCTGTACGGCATGATCATCCAGTCCGGTAACGACGCCGCCATCGCGCTGGCCGAGCACACCGCGGGCTCCGAGCCGGCGTTCGCCAACCTGATGAACGCGTATGCCAAGCAGATCGGCATGACGCATTCGCAGTTCCAGAACGCCTCGGGTTACCCGGTCGCCAACCACTACACGACCGCCCGCGACATCGCGATCCTGTCGCGCGCGCTGATCCACGACTTCCCCGAGGATTACGCGATCTCGGCCGTGAAGGAGTTCGAGTGGAACGGCATCAAGCAGCACAACCGTAACCTGCTGCTGTGGCGCGACAACACCGTCGACGGCATCAAGACCGGCCACACCGCCGCCGCCGGCTACTGCCTGGCTGCCTCGGCCAAGCAGGGCGATGCCCGCATGATCGCCATCATCATGGGCGCCAACAGCGAGAAGGGCCGCGCCGATGCCGCGCTGGCGCTGCTCAACTACGGTTTCCGCTTCTACGAATCGCACAAGCTCTACGAAGCCAACAAGCCGCTGGCCACGCCGAAGCTGTGGAAGGGCGCCGAGAACACCATCCCGCTCGGTGTCGCCGAAGACGCGCTGGTCTCGGTCAAGCGTGGCGACTACGACAAGCTCAAGGCCAACCTCGACATCCCGGCCACGCTGATCGCTCCCTTCAAGAAGGGCCAGCAGGTCGGCACGCTGCGCGTGACGCTCGACGGTCAGCCGGTGCTCACCACGCCCCTGGTGGCCCTGAACGATGCACCGGAAGGCGGTTTCTTCTCGCGCCTTTGGGACACGATCATGCTGTGGTTCCACAGCGACAGCGACAAGAAGTAA
- a CDS encoding septal ring lytic transglycosylase RlpA family protein has translation MLATRLIVILLVALVLTACGGSKNSRPSSRGSSGSSSSSRGSSGGRDDISKSQSSRYRSSSDSVPTEIPDVSKLPEPVPKVEPRALYGNKSPYSVLGQTYNVLPTPRGYVERGIASFYGNKFHGYKTSSLEEYDMYQFSAAHKTLPLPSYARVTNLENGKSVIVRVNDRGPFHENRIIDLSFAAAVKLGVWPKGTGLVEVRAIDPSEANSDRGAPYVNTAPKPAPVTAPVPPSRPAYAAAPPSARTAPTPDMATSSPSTASRFATAGAVSTAPVMTSGSRAPSAAISAPVGSVPVRATPNAGVQGGSNQVASAPAGAAADGEGDDGPVPGMTGVSAAEALPPLPGQKAGSVPAPSSSGTPSGNGQTPRLSTPAQGPTIASVPGKPTIYLQVGAFSDVANANRVADQLNKAGLGPVSVIETAVAGRSVRRVRVGPLADVDTADRVTDQISGMGLPRPSVAVD, from the coding sequence GTGCTCGCGACTCGCCTCATTGTCATCCTCCTGGTCGCCCTTGTCCTCACCGCCTGCGGCGGCTCGAAAAACTCCCGCCCCTCATCGCGCGGCAGCAGCGGCTCGTCGTCGTCCTCGCGCGGCAGCAGTGGCGGCCGCGACGACATCAGCAAGTCGCAATCGTCGCGCTATCGCTCCAGCTCGGACAGCGTGCCCACCGAGATTCCGGATGTCAGCAAGCTCCCGGAGCCGGTGCCGAAGGTCGAGCCGCGCGCTCTCTACGGCAACAAGAGCCCGTATTCGGTGCTCGGCCAGACCTACAACGTGCTGCCCACGCCGCGCGGCTACGTGGAGCGCGGCATCGCCTCGTTCTACGGCAACAAATTCCACGGCTACAAGACCTCGAGCCTCGAGGAATACGACATGTACCAGTTCTCCGCGGCGCATAAAACGCTGCCGCTGCCGAGCTATGCGCGTGTCACCAACCTCGAGAATGGCAAGAGCGTCATCGTCCGCGTCAACGATCGCGGGCCCTTCCACGAGAACCGCATCATCGACCTGTCCTTCGCGGCAGCGGTGAAGCTGGGCGTGTGGCCGAAGGGCACGGGTCTGGTCGAAGTGCGCGCGATCGATCCGAGCGAAGCGAACAGCGATCGCGGTGCGCCTTACGTGAATACCGCGCCGAAGCCGGCACCGGTCACCGCCCCGGTGCCGCCGTCACGCCCGGCCTATGCGGCGGCGCCGCCATCGGCACGTACCGCGCCGACGCCGGACATGGCTACGTCGTCGCCGTCGACCGCGTCGCGATTCGCCACGGCGGGCGCTGTTTCCACCGCACCGGTGATGACCTCCGGGTCGCGCGCGCCGAGCGCCGCCATCTCGGCGCCGGTCGGCAGCGTTCCGGTCCGCGCCACGCCGAATGCGGGCGTGCAGGGCGGTAGCAACCAGGTGGCGAGCGCCCCCGCGGGCGCGGCGGCCGACGGCGAGGGTGATGACGGTCCGGTGCCCGGCATGACTGGAGTCTCCGCCGCCGAAGCCTTGCCGCCGTTGCCGGGTCAGAAGGCAGGATCGGTGCCGGCACCCTCATCCTCAGGCACGCCGTCAGGCAATGGCCAGACCCCGCGCCTCAGCACGCCAGCCCAGGGCCCTACCATCGCCTCGGTGCCCGGCAAACCCACGATTTACCTCCAGGTCGGCGCGTTTTCCGACGTGGCGAACGCCAACCGCGTGGCCGACCAGCTGAACAAAGCGGGTCTGGGCCCTGTCAGTGTTATCGAGACCGCTGTCGCCGGTCGTAGCGTGCGCCGTGTGCGCGTTGGCCCCCTGGCCGATGTCGACACGGCCGACCGCGTGACCGACCAGATCTCCGGCATGGGCCTGCCCCGGCCGTCGGTCGCGGTAGACTGA
- the lipB gene encoding lipoyl(octanoyl) transferase LipB codes for MTLPLNVRRLGRVPYESTWKAMSAFTDNRTDDTVDELWLLEHDPVFTLGQAGKEEHVLAAGDIPVVRVDRGGQVTYHGPGQIVAYPMIDLRRVGVGVRELVNRIEQAIIDTMGEWNIGAERLEGAPGVYVAGAKVAALGLRIRRGCSFHGLAFNVDMDLEPYHRINPCGYKGLEVTQVLDLGGPSRLADVEDVLVQEFCKQFGFHAVSAEPSLPELPTRIAV; via the coding sequence ATGACCCTCCCCCTCAACGTCCGCCGGCTGGGGCGCGTCCCCTACGAATCCACCTGGAAGGCCATGAGCGCCTTCACCGACAACCGCACCGACGACACCGTCGACGAGCTGTGGCTGCTGGAGCACGACCCGGTGTTCACCCTGGGCCAGGCGGGCAAGGAAGAGCATGTGCTGGCGGCGGGGGACATCCCCGTGGTCCGCGTGGATCGCGGCGGCCAGGTGACCTACCACGGTCCCGGCCAGATCGTGGCCTACCCGATGATCGACCTGCGCCGCGTCGGCGTTGGCGTGCGCGAGCTGGTCAACCGGATCGAGCAGGCCATCATCGACACCATGGGCGAGTGGAATATCGGCGCCGAACGCCTCGAGGGCGCCCCGGGCGTCTACGTGGCGGGTGCCAAGGTCGCAGCCCTCGGGCTGCGCATCCGCCGGGGCTGCAGCTTCCACGGGCTGGCCTTCAACGTGGACATGGACCTCGAGCCCTATCACCGCATCAATCCCTGCGGGTACAAGGGTTTGGAGGTCACCCAGGTGTTAGACTTAGGCGGTCCGTCGCGGTTGGCTGACGTGGAAGACGTCCTGGTACAGGAATTCTGCAAGCAGTTTGGCTTCCACGCCGTGTCAGCCGAACCCTCCCTCCCCGAACTCCCGACCCGCATTGCGGTCTGA
- the lipA gene encoding lipoyl synthase produces the protein MSQTSTSPSRSIPIAVVDKPGEKMLGNDKIALNRANFDTDVPVLRKPSWIRVRLPQGNAVQQLKARLRENSLVTVCEEASCPNIHECFSKGTATFMILGEVCTRRCSFCDVAHGRPQPPDPLEPARLAETIRDMRLKYVVITSVDRDDLRDGGAEHFASCIRAVRHASPNIRIEILTPDFRGKGRMERALEVMKDFPPDVFNHNLETVPHLYREVRPGADYQWSLDLLKRFKAQHPEVPTKSGIMLGLGETMDQVLETMRDLRNHDVDMITIGQYLQPTAHHHPVVRYWTPDEFEALRVAGEEMGFGHVASGPLVRSSYHADLMAHAAGVVE, from the coding sequence ATGAGCCAAACCTCCACTTCCCCCTCCCGCAGCATCCCCATCGCCGTCGTCGACAAGCCGGGCGAGAAGATGCTTGGTAACGACAAGATCGCGCTCAACCGCGCGAACTTCGATACCGACGTGCCCGTGCTGCGCAAGCCCAGCTGGATCCGCGTGCGCCTGCCCCAGGGCAACGCCGTGCAGCAGCTGAAGGCGCGCCTGCGCGAGAACTCGCTGGTCACGGTCTGCGAAGAAGCGTCCTGCCCGAACATCCATGAGTGCTTCTCCAAGGGCACCGCGACGTTCATGATCCTTGGCGAGGTCTGCACCCGCCGCTGCTCGTTCTGCGACGTGGCCCACGGCCGGCCGCAGCCGCCGGATCCGCTCGAGCCGGCACGCCTGGCCGAGACCATCCGCGACATGCGCCTGAAGTACGTGGTGATCACCTCGGTGGACCGCGACGACCTGCGCGACGGCGGTGCCGAGCATTTCGCCTCGTGCATCCGCGCGGTGCGTCACGCCAGCCCGAACATCCGCATCGAGATCCTCACCCCGGACTTCCGTGGCAAGGGCCGCATGGAGCGCGCGCTGGAAGTCATGAAGGACTTCCCGCCGGACGTCTTCAACCACAACCTCGAGACGGTGCCGCACCTGTATCGCGAAGTCCGTCCGGGCGCCGACTACCAGTGGTCGCTGGACCTGCTCAAACGGTTCAAGGCCCAGCATCCCGAGGTCCCGACCAAGTCCGGCATCATGCTCGGCCTGGGCGAGACGATGGATCAGGTGCTCGAGACCATGCGCGATCTACGTAACCATGACGTCGACATGATCACCATCGGCCAGTACCTGCAGCCGACGGCGCATCACCACCCGGTGGTCCGTTACTGGACGCCGGACGAATTCGAGGCGCTGCGCGTCGCCGGTGAAGAGATGGGCTTCGGCCATGTCGCTTCCGGCCCGTTGGTGCGATCCTCCTACCATGCCGACCTGATGGCTCACGCCGCCGGCGTCGTCGAATAA
- a CDS encoding DUF493 family protein, protein MREIDFSDAQKDGKGFQFPGEFEITAIGSATAGLDKHVPALLHAIGLEVLHETLTTKLTPAGNYQSVTVSFVAPSREKYLEAHSTLRADENIRFTM, encoded by the coding sequence ATGCGTGAGATCGACTTCAGCGATGCGCAGAAAGACGGCAAGGGCTTCCAGTTCCCGGGCGAGTTCGAGATCACGGCCATCGGCAGCGCCACGGCCGGCCTCGACAAGCACGTCCCGGCGCTGCTCCATGCCATCGGCCTGGAAGTGCTCCACGAGACCCTGACGACCAAGCTCACCCCGGCCGGTAACTACCAGTCGGTCACCGTGAGCTTCGTCGCACCGAGCCGTGAGAAGTACCTGGAGGCGCACAGCACGCTGCGCGCCGACGAGAACATCCGCTTCACGATGTGA